In Paenibacillus sp. FSL M7-0420, a single genomic region encodes these proteins:
- a CDS encoding vWA domain-containing protein, producing MQRKINLLLLLFSLLGAGVAFVLGELLLDRRPYDLPQMVLVGIYFAIVALCVGIGALVAETISPRLNGQSWKLRYLGTSWKMFPLMVVLLLGVGTLTEFVYELNFGGSKPVKNVVMVIDDSGSMMQSDPSDRRYAAAKNLVQQLKKDNKVAVVTFSNEASVVQPLLPLSKAANREKVMEVISSLKTTEGGTNISGALAEAMKVIHEDGADRGAMVILLSDGVSQFNTATELTDYVARGIKVNTIGLALDDPSGASLLQNIASGTGGQYYDVADANRLGDVFQQIYDRLGDRTLLTERSDQTADSPYYAVVRVLALMLLGTALGLGLGIVFDNRHLARSFSIGGAVSGLVAGLILESGLNGDTLWDPMTRLLALLVLAAILTLFTYIVPVGEGRLSRRGRAAGAGNAPADSIHSPRRNRGSKGF from the coding sequence ATGCAGCGAAAAATCAATCTGCTCCTGCTGCTGTTCAGTCTGCTCGGCGCGGGTGTAGCGTTTGTGCTCGGTGAGCTGCTGCTGGACCGCAGGCCGTATGATTTACCTCAGATGGTGTTGGTCGGCATTTATTTTGCCATTGTGGCCTTATGTGTTGGAATAGGCGCTCTGGTCGCAGAGACGATCTCACCGAGGCTGAACGGACAGTCCTGGAAGCTGCGTTATCTGGGCACCTCGTGGAAAATGTTCCCGCTCATGGTCGTGCTGCTGCTTGGTGTGGGCACGCTGACTGAGTTCGTGTACGAGTTGAACTTCGGCGGCAGCAAGCCGGTGAAGAATGTCGTCATGGTGATCGATGATTCCGGCAGCATGATGCAGAGCGATCCGTCAGACCGGCGTTACGCGGCGGCCAAGAATCTGGTGCAGCAGCTCAAAAAAGACAACAAAGTCGCCGTAGTCACCTTCAGCAATGAGGCTTCCGTCGTCCAGCCGCTGCTCCCGCTCTCCAAAGCGGCGAACCGCGAGAAGGTCATGGAGGTCATCAGCAGCCTGAAGACCACTGAAGGCGGAACGAATATCAGCGGCGCGCTGGCCGAAGCGATGAAGGTGATTCATGAAGACGGCGCGGACCGCGGGGCGATGGTTATTCTGTTATCCGACGGCGTCAGCCAGTTCAATACCGCAACGGAGCTGACAGACTATGTGGCGCGGGGAATTAAAGTAAATACAATCGGGCTGGCTCTGGATGATCCGTCCGGCGCAAGTCTGCTCCAGAATATCGCCAGCGGCACCGGCGGACAGTATTATGATGTGGCCGATGCGAACCGGCTGGGCGATGTATTCCAGCAGATTTATGACCGTCTGGGCGACCGGACACTGCTGACCGAGCGCAGCGACCAGACGGCGGACAGCCCTTATTATGCTGTGGTGCGTGTGCTGGCCTTGATGCTGCTCGGCACGGCGCTGGGTCTGGGCCTTGGCATTGTGTTCGATAACCGCCATCTGGCCCGGAGCTTCAGTATCGGGGGTGCGGTATCGGGACTTGTGGCGGGGCTGATTCTGGAATCCGGCCTGAACGGCGACACGCTCTGGGACCCTATGACCCGGCTGCTGGCGCTGCTCGTTCTGGCGGCTATTCTCACCTTGTTCACATATATCGTGCCTGTAGGGGAAGGGCGCCTGTCGCGCCGGGGAAGAGCTGCCGGAGCTGGTAATGCGCCTGCGGACAGTATTCATTCACCCCGCCGTAACCGCGGCAGTAAAGGGTTCTAA
- a CDS encoding tubulin-like doman-containing protein yields MKPVVREHIQQLDVSLGGGIVSDKIRVDTIDNPILIIGLGGTGIDALLRLKYQINRRFKLPEDPLSKKKRDKPDNVEFLAFETNEQDRGKKYKGIGLDPQNEFVLLANAEIGGLLQNRSILDSYITDWLSPELSITDGMNGAAGVRQAGRLLLFTKINQVVAAIDKKIKTLSVGTSKKLMVFLLTGLSGGTGSGAFLDIAYIVRGIIERDYGAAGIDRVNTLGYLFTPDVNLSNKSLSEHTREYIRKNGYAALKELDYWMNVDSRGERFRQKYGNILSVNSPLPPFNLCHLISATNTEGKLLENAYDYCMNVTAENITNFMASEEKASGEEFAIHDYISNIRTNIAQMNKTYPANYEYNIIGASSAVLPIEEMTTYLAYRLFDKMDKMFHHAPNQEDVEKMARKLGIDLDTMIKTFESRVPEPLPGYQNSERLSHANVVKNQVVSMDTELEQNFLARAREEYIKSKKQLPGEIAGRFGEELERIFLHPEQGPFYVSRLLYTEKGFCILKLIQSYIEALRESLLRLPRDIETAQESAEDKLGDARSAFVSKEKKKNAYIEAKINEYWLHADVERTEQMIQFYEDLYELLNEENSRIYGVFTEILTALSSIFEKNGDILINGEEQADHKGNKTYYWNIVNVPDISATISKIMDQKDGDDLIRDFTREMLKHSGRWVREQEIDIVRSISEFLSDKFGDLITRSMEDFLVMKYGREEPLDKFVERIIAGRLDEDAVPIFHLSNSSGSLHFPSWGFVSVPVKAPGILKGVRNYQNNALGKSQFTIKESEVKNRIFWLNTRNGVPLFVYTPLRVYEENYERTILDKEGIGRHLVMTDKDNWTYLPSPIPEKSWGDTYANPRVREYNARVRADFGRALESGVIIEKGVDENTSSRFSVIFTKPLDLGKLLGAYDLQLDAPRPNLGEVRKAAEELKALRTGGIEREAVKDIFGSINLELAQENLIRSPQLIARVREELAKYDALAAKSAELEALVHQHLDEDKWLDQFIEALYTDTITKKGALYVYDRDEDEDAWEPFANLMKERSYVEYAVYRHFRELDEKSRSLLLRKAARRAGEMTAAEDVTPLLYKLEGMYVSFLEARDALEYERVEHANGDEMYGFYKSLTGKLGSIRRKLK; encoded by the coding sequence ATGAAACCGGTAGTAAGAGAACATATTCAACAGCTGGATGTATCGCTTGGCGGAGGGATCGTCAGCGACAAGATCAGAGTGGATACCATCGACAACCCGATCCTCATTATCGGGCTTGGCGGCACGGGCATCGATGCCCTGCTGCGGCTCAAATACCAGATTAACCGCCGCTTCAAGCTGCCTGAAGATCCGTTGTCCAAGAAGAAGCGGGATAAGCCCGATAACGTGGAATTCCTGGCGTTCGAGACCAATGAACAGGACCGCGGCAAAAAATACAAGGGCATCGGCCTCGACCCGCAGAATGAATTCGTGCTGCTGGCCAATGCTGAGATCGGCGGACTGCTGCAGAACCGCAGCATCCTGGATTCTTACATTACAGACTGGCTGTCGCCGGAGCTGAGCATCACAGACGGCATGAACGGAGCCGCCGGGGTGCGCCAGGCCGGACGCCTGCTGCTGTTCACGAAAATCAACCAGGTGGTTGCCGCCATCGACAAGAAGATCAAGACGCTGTCTGTCGGCACCAGCAAGAAGCTCATGGTCTTCCTGCTTACCGGTCTGTCCGGCGGAACGGGCAGCGGGGCGTTCCTGGATATTGCCTATATCGTGCGCGGCATCATTGAACGTGACTACGGCGCAGCCGGGATAGACCGTGTCAATACGCTGGGCTATCTGTTCACACCGGACGTCAATCTGTCGAACAAGAGCCTCAGCGAGCATACCCGCGAGTATATCCGCAAGAACGGGTATGCCGCGCTCAAAGAGCTGGACTACTGGATGAACGTGGACAGCCGGGGCGAACGCTTCCGCCAGAAGTACGGCAATATTCTGAGCGTTAACTCGCCGCTGCCGCCGTTCAATCTCTGTCATCTCATCTCCGCAACCAATACGGAGGGCAAGCTGCTGGAGAATGCCTACGATTACTGCATGAACGTGACGGCTGAGAACATCACCAACTTCATGGCCAGTGAAGAGAAGGCCTCCGGCGAGGAATTCGCGATCCATGATTATATCAGCAACATCCGCACGAACATTGCCCAGATGAACAAGACTTATCCTGCCAACTATGAATACAACATTATCGGGGCATCCTCGGCCGTGCTGCCGATTGAGGAAATGACAACATACCTGGCCTACCGCCTTTTCGACAAAATGGACAAGATGTTCCATCACGCCCCGAATCAGGAGGATGTGGAGAAGATGGCGCGCAAGCTCGGCATCGATCTCGATACGATGATCAAGACGTTCGAGTCCCGTGTGCCGGAGCCGCTGCCGGGCTATCAGAACAGCGAGCGCCTCAGCCATGCGAATGTCGTCAAGAATCAGGTCGTCAGCATGGATACGGAGCTGGAGCAGAACTTCCTGGCCCGTGCGCGTGAGGAATATATCAAATCCAAGAAGCAGCTTCCGGGTGAGATTGCCGGACGGTTCGGCGAAGAGCTGGAGCGCATTTTCCTGCATCCTGAGCAGGGGCCGTTCTATGTGTCACGGCTGCTCTACACCGAGAAGGGCTTCTGCATCCTGAAGCTGATCCAGTCTTATATTGAAGCGCTGCGCGAGAGTCTCTTGCGCCTGCCGCGTGATATTGAGACCGCACAGGAGAGTGCAGAGGATAAGCTGGGCGATGCGCGGAGCGCTTTTGTGTCCAAGGAGAAGAAGAAGAACGCCTATATTGAAGCCAAAATCAATGAATACTGGCTGCATGCCGATGTGGAGCGCACCGAGCAGATGATCCAGTTCTATGAGGATCTGTATGAGCTGCTGAATGAAGAGAACAGCCGGATCTACGGGGTGTTCACCGAGATACTGACCGCGCTCAGCTCGATCTTCGAGAAGAACGGCGACATTCTGATTAACGGCGAAGAGCAGGCAGACCACAAGGGCAACAAAACCTACTATTGGAACATCGTCAACGTGCCGGATATCTCGGCGACCATCTCCAAAATCATGGACCAGAAGGACGGCGATGATCTGATCCGTGACTTCACACGCGAGATGCTGAAGCATTCCGGGCGCTGGGTAAGGGAGCAGGAGATTGATATTGTCCGCTCCATCTCCGAGTTTCTCAGCGACAAGTTCGGGGATCTGATTACCCGTTCGATGGAGGACTTCCTGGTGATGAAATACGGGCGTGAGGAGCCGCTGGATAAATTCGTGGAGCGGATTATTGCCGGACGTCTGGATGAGGATGCGGTGCCGATTTTCCACCTCAGCAACAGCTCCGGCAGTCTGCACTTTCCGTCCTGGGGCTTCGTCTCTGTGCCGGTGAAGGCGCCGGGGATTCTGAAGGGTGTGCGGAATTATCAGAATAATGCACTCGGCAAATCGCAGTTTACGATCAAGGAGAGCGAGGTCAAGAACCGGATTTTCTGGCTGAATACACGCAACGGGGTGCCGCTGTTCGTATATACGCCGCTGCGGGTGTACGAGGAGAACTACGAGCGGACCATTCTCGACAAGGAAGGCATCGGCCGCCATCTGGTGATGACCGACAAGGACAACTGGACCTATCTGCCTTCGCCGATCCCGGAGAAATCCTGGGGCGATACGTATGCGAATCCGCGGGTCCGTGAGTACAATGCCAGAGTGCGTGCGGATTTCGGCCGGGCGCTGGAGTCCGGTGTGATCATAGAGAAGGGTGTGGACGAGAACACCAGCAGCCGCTTCTCCGTGATCTTCACGAAGCCGCTGGATCTGGGCAAGCTGCTGGGCGCTTATGATCTGCAGCTGGATGCGCCGCGTCCGAATCTGGGTGAAGTGCGCAAGGCCGCTGAGGAGCTCAAAGCACTCCGCACAGGAGGTATTGAACGCGAAGCCGTGAAGGATATCTTCGGCAGCATTAATCTGGAGCTGGCCCAGGAGAACCTGATCCGTTCCCCGCAGCTCATTGCCCGTGTCCGTGAGGAGCTGGCGAAATACGATGCGCTGGCGGCCAAATCTGCGGAGCTGGAAGCGCTGGTGCATCAGCATCTGGATGAGGACAAATGGCTGGACCAGTTCATCGAAGCGCTATACACCGATACGATTACCAAAAAAGGCGCGCTCTATGTCTATGACCGTGACGAGGACGAGGATGCCTGGGAGCCGTTCGCGAATCTGATGAAGGAACGCAGCTATGTGGAGTATGCCGTCTACCGCCATTTCCGTGAGCTGGATGAGAAAAGCCGCAGTCTCCTGCTCCGCAAGGCAGCGCGCCGGGCCGGAGAAATGACCGCCGCTGAAGATGTAACTCCGCTGCTGTATAAGCTGGAAGGGATGTATGTCTCGTTCCTGGAGGCGCGTGATGCACTGGAATATGAGCGGGTAGAGCATGCCAACGGAGATGAAATGTACGGCTTCTACAAGAGCCTGACCGGCAAGCTTGGCAGCATCCGCAGAAAGCTGAAGTAG
- a CDS encoding transcription initiation factor TFIID has translation MIRDQALQYAEQYAAQEEAQHNKGDGRSSIHYPALFLFLGDKVTPAIGPVLERCQRKWDNAGGVMALHAGSHNGSGSTQEKEGVKGRIGSGNSSVHERVMHMTLPDTAGRDPRTVRRELYREFHEDSQYLAGMNRTLRSLSNSIADYGRLYSSFDVIHLSVITRVDDPQNVLLPEIVLLARAILSQSFKSVQMDLYALINEREQGDNFGYSSSVGLACLRELDGMQAADYALSAPLLVTEEGLSIPVTHGPAPLFDLVYLLSDKNERGLMSVHGMDDNYEIIAHISLLKNRVRPAADQASGHGGYNNMTFKSGIRGSTGRQGYASAGFSAVRRPNRQIALAVLYHALHYLSGRLRAGHTRSLKERQAMLGLGADTLRDRAAELLPEASALAEMTGLMSHGRPSYSQLRMLSLREAEELLFGEGAQAYFRSNFAEVSARRAAGIDPAREWAGVLAAGEAGASPVTFYQLAEWTSEKTGEGGSVLQALRQHMGGLRSALLSGQEELERLYAESVERQPFQRVPLLDKRTVRNFIHYLFESVYGKKYELLLLESELALCLRYDAALEQLHTDSKTKVAKMEALEEELHSVALASIGRSKETVDQNIMEYYRTVTDEVMKDIENRRGAGIFFSERFLGSLSGLLVNGGGGAVAERLIELCRRELLTAGPFTLPFEEELLRRANVAAAYENRDIVSKEELFKQLYRSLEEEAAMNVRLFEYTQEHRHEEKYFFGDSSSEFLRYAFSADETTRIYRLGFVHEQRRSGVEKLNLMGGFHLEDLLYYRNGKVYYETYAGNGYQLHGLEEEQLPEMR, from the coding sequence ATGATCAGAGATCAGGCCTTACAATATGCCGAGCAATACGCTGCCCAGGAGGAAGCACAGCATAATAAGGGGGATGGGCGCAGCAGTATCCATTACCCTGCGCTGTTCCTGTTCCTGGGCGATAAGGTGACCCCGGCCATCGGTCCGGTGCTGGAACGCTGCCAGCGTAAATGGGACAATGCAGGCGGCGTGATGGCACTGCATGCCGGTTCGCATAACGGCAGCGGCAGTACGCAGGAGAAGGAGGGGGTCAAGGGGCGGATCGGCAGCGGAAACAGCAGCGTCCATGAACGCGTGATGCACATGACCCTGCCGGATACGGCAGGGCGAGATCCGCGTACGGTCCGCCGTGAGCTATACCGTGAATTTCATGAGGATAGCCAGTATTTGGCCGGAATGAACCGGACGCTGCGCAGCTTAAGCAACAGCATAGCGGATTACGGACGGCTGTATTCTTCTTTTGACGTCATCCATTTGTCTGTCATTACACGGGTCGATGACCCGCAGAATGTGCTGTTGCCGGAGATCGTGCTGCTGGCCCGCGCAATTCTCAGCCAGTCATTCAAATCGGTACAGATGGATCTGTATGCGCTGATTAACGAACGGGAGCAGGGGGATAACTTCGGCTATTCCAGCTCGGTCGGACTGGCTTGTCTGCGTGAGCTGGACGGGATGCAGGCGGCGGATTATGCCTTAAGCGCTCCGCTGCTGGTGACGGAGGAAGGGCTGTCCATTCCGGTGACGCATGGCCCTGCTCCGCTGTTCGACCTGGTCTATCTGCTCTCCGACAAGAACGAGCGCGGACTGATGTCCGTCCATGGCATGGACGACAATTACGAGATTATCGCCCACATCAGTCTGCTGAAGAACCGGGTCCGGCCTGCGGCCGATCAGGCCTCCGGGCACGGCGGCTACAATAATATGACGTTCAAAAGCGGCATCCGCGGCAGCACAGGCAGACAAGGCTACGCGTCTGCCGGCTTCTCGGCGGTGCGGCGGCCGAACCGCCAGATTGCGCTGGCGGTGCTGTACCATGCGCTGCATTATCTGTCCGGGCGGCTGCGTGCAGGCCATACCCGGAGTCTGAAGGAGCGGCAGGCGATGCTTGGCCTTGGAGCGGATACCCTGCGGGACCGCGCGGCGGAATTGCTGCCGGAGGCATCTGCTCTTGCCGAGATGACCGGGCTGATGAGCCATGGACGCCCGTCCTATTCGCAGCTGCGGATGCTCTCGCTGCGCGAGGCTGAGGAGCTGCTCTTCGGGGAAGGGGCGCAGGCTTACTTCCGCAGTAATTTTGCGGAGGTGTCTGCTCGTAGGGCTGCCGGGATTGATCCGGCCCGGGAGTGGGCCGGAGTGCTGGCTGCCGGGGAAGCAGGAGCCTCCCCGGTCACCTTCTACCAGCTGGCGGAATGGACCAGTGAGAAGACAGGTGAGGGAGGCAGCGTCCTGCAGGCCTTGCGCCAGCATATGGGCGGACTACGTTCCGCCCTGCTCTCCGGTCAGGAGGAGCTGGAGCGGCTCTATGCGGAGAGCGTGGAGCGCCAGCCGTTCCAGCGGGTGCCGCTGCTGGACAAACGGACGGTGCGCAATTTCATTCATTACCTGTTCGAGTCCGTCTACGGCAAGAAGTATGAGCTTCTGCTGCTGGAGAGCGAGCTGGCCCTCTGTCTCCGCTATGACGCTGCACTGGAGCAGCTGCATACAGACAGCAAGACCAAGGTTGCGAAGATGGAAGCGCTGGAGGAGGAGCTGCACAGTGTCGCTCTGGCCAGCATCGGCCGCAGCAAGGAGACGGTAGATCAGAATATTATGGAGTACTACCGCACGGTGACGGATGAGGTCATGAAGGACATCGAGAACCGGCGCGGGGCGGGAATCTTCTTCAGCGAGCGGTTCCTGGGCAGCCTCTCCGGGCTGCTGGTGAACGGAGGCGGTGGGGCTGTGGCCGAGCGGCTGATCGAGCTGTGCCGCCGGGAGCTGCTGACGGCGGGGCCGTTCACGCTCCCGTTCGAGGAGGAGCTGCTGCGGCGCGCCAATGTTGCAGCCGCTTACGAGAACCGGGACATCGTCTCCAAGGAGGAGCTGTTCAAGCAGCTCTACCGCAGTCTGGAGGAGGAGGCGGCAATGAATGTCCGGCTGTTCGAGTATACGCAGGAGCACCGGCATGAGGAGAAGTACTTCTTCGGCGACAGCTCCTCCGAATTCTTGCGTTATGCCTTCAGTGCAGACGAGACCACACGCATCTACCGGCTCGGCTTCGTGCATGAGCAGCGCCGCAGCGGCGTGGAGAAGCTGAACCTGATGGGCGGCTTCCACCTGGAGGACCTGCTCTACTACCGCAACGGTAAGGTCTATTACGAGACTTATGCCGGCAACGGATACCAGCTCCACGGTCTGGAAGAAGAGCAGCTGCCGGAGATGAGATGA
- a CDS encoding beta-mannanase: MKYAEADAGAPVITEVVSRVEDRFCTLRWRWPDGVQAVYIHKASAEAPDSHEHPPPGMKLYTREEYKANNGYRDRLDEIGMVAYTIYVRLSGNGETLLVRQQDGGNRVLVSAGKARIYYAVQHKKGLFSKLKTVQMTITAEVPVPKEVLCYVKKRDAHPSSKEDGARFPFVQDFAPGRNQLPPIEVGKDDFIRIFFTDGPKYGAYYELVPE; encoded by the coding sequence ATGAAGTACGCCGAGGCAGACGCTGGAGCACCGGTAATTACCGAAGTTGTATCCAGAGTGGAGGACCGGTTCTGTACGCTGCGCTGGCGCTGGCCGGACGGTGTACAGGCGGTATATATTCATAAGGCCTCTGCGGAGGCACCGGACAGTCATGAGCATCCGCCTCCGGGCATGAAGCTCTATACGCGTGAAGAGTACAAAGCGAATAACGGGTACCGGGACCGGCTGGACGAGATCGGGATGGTGGCTTATACCATTTACGTGCGGCTTAGCGGGAATGGGGAGACGCTGCTGGTCCGCCAGCAGGATGGCGGTAACCGGGTGCTTGTCAGCGCGGGCAAAGCGAGGATCTACTACGCGGTCCAGCACAAAAAAGGGTTATTCAGCAAGCTGAAAACCGTGCAGATGACGATTACTGCCGAGGTGCCGGTGCCGAAGGAAGTGCTCTGCTACGTCAAAAAGCGGGATGCGCATCCATCCTCCAAGGAGGACGGTGCAAGGTTCCCGTTCGTCCAGGACTTCGCTCCCGGGCGCAACCAGCTCCCGCCGATTGAGGTCGGCAAGGACGACTTTATCCGTATTTTTTTCACCGATGGGCCTAAATACGGGGCGTATTATGAGCTGGTACCCGAGTGA
- a CDS encoding GAP1-N2 domain-containing protein, which produces MNRLSGSMITQQMYTRERRGVYRSTEGFDTVAKSESLDNNFVKKILHPFCLYDAPAELTARGEKDEELYPAALHLFHTESNETVIGESRYLAADFTGQRSAFFAHNFVVPPIRSEEIVEGYGDWLHAGFARSYEGEPGGTLPELDSIPVATRPLDEPSDPRSVLSGLGFTEDLFKALLQAVMLSVAGKKKIYVALDVPISELSQRAARLTEVIFAALPYDFRRRLGVITYAKEPQSRKYIHLTFVEKGSLRPGDRNIEKDYIFDLAGARFLNTDFGESRQIYADLAWKTLVEKGASLRDFAKFADSLLLGESADRKLSLALYNELAVFYEIEQGNEALYTDNKNAILGGLLSYLKPEGKLDSRVRLNDMFLERFDREYDLIRKKGIPSTEILEQFKAYYALPGHNYRVKIVDYFINGMLNCQSGGREDVLAAAYGIIESDAELSEAFFKKVLSQSLFRRALFEPYLESRLAAAAGTADILRLVGHFGRSLPEVLQQAAVRDTFKEYLLEKLQRESDPVAAVTAVHEAVQQAEKQRRRGGVYPEALSVMEELGTVADRFLLNRLSLDELTMEQLLEISFLRYRDTADWQPPLDAIAKRKANALRAAYRWFGEESPDEEIFAGLTPRELDDVQLLGARWLKEARSLEPFDRLPLAFYHSSEREGGPLDYDALLDLVVRKAGNDKETVYRFLDWSQHSWLFASSGKKLWPNYKRAVLRYFLKSDREAFKNREFRKTHLDTATPAMQTVYNEARAQLASPLARWVSRSRFQILISGSILGIILIAAVILLSQLGGRGKDTAAPVASPSPLPAVTGGAAVAAPVSVRLIGGDAGTGGDSGGDAGTGGNNGGDAGTGGNSGGDAGSGGAGKSNSSKLVFSFTDAAECSAFKPERIKVESASGVTDYEVKATVSSCQVEAGAGVDGGAKSEAGAGVDGGAKSEAGAGVDGDADSEATAPPAAAGTPPSRVYEVTVELSAGAKLAAGDMITAGGYSLKLAADPGSAPEATATVAPSAEPSASASPEADTDAE; this is translated from the coding sequence GTGAACAGATTGTCAGGGTCCATGATCACCCAGCAGATGTATACCCGCGAGCGCCGTGGCGTATACCGGTCTACAGAGGGCTTCGATACGGTAGCGAAATCGGAGAGTCTCGACAATAATTTTGTCAAAAAAATTCTGCATCCCTTCTGCCTCTACGATGCCCCGGCTGAGCTTACGGCACGCGGCGAGAAGGATGAGGAGCTGTATCCTGCTGCGCTGCATCTGTTCCATACGGAGAGCAACGAGACAGTGATTGGAGAGAGCCGGTATCTGGCGGCGGATTTCACGGGGCAGCGGAGCGCTTTTTTTGCCCATAATTTCGTGGTGCCGCCTATCCGCTCCGAAGAGATTGTCGAGGGGTACGGGGACTGGCTGCATGCGGGGTTTGCCCGGAGCTATGAAGGGGAGCCTGGCGGGACACTGCCTGAACTGGATTCGATTCCCGTGGCAACCCGTCCGCTGGACGAGCCGTCAGACCCGCGCAGCGTGCTGTCCGGTCTAGGCTTCACAGAAGATCTGTTCAAAGCCCTGCTGCAGGCGGTGATGCTGTCCGTAGCCGGGAAGAAGAAAATCTATGTAGCGCTGGATGTGCCGATCAGTGAGTTGTCGCAGCGTGCGGCCCGGCTGACGGAGGTCATCTTCGCTGCGCTGCCGTATGACTTCCGCCGCAGGCTGGGAGTGATCACGTATGCCAAGGAGCCGCAGAGCCGCAAATATATTCACCTGACCTTCGTGGAGAAGGGCTCTCTGCGTCCGGGTGACCGGAATATCGAGAAGGATTATATCTTCGATCTGGCAGGCGCAAGGTTCCTGAATACCGACTTCGGCGAGTCGCGGCAGATCTATGCCGATTTGGCCTGGAAGACGCTGGTGGAGAAGGGCGCAAGCCTCCGTGATTTCGCTAAATTTGCCGACAGCCTGCTGCTCGGGGAGAGTGCGGACCGCAAGCTGTCGCTGGCGCTCTACAATGAGCTGGCGGTCTTTTATGAAATTGAGCAAGGCAACGAAGCCTTATATACAGATAACAAGAACGCTATACTTGGCGGCCTGCTGTCTTATCTGAAGCCGGAGGGGAAGCTGGACTCGCGGGTACGGCTGAATGATATGTTCCTGGAGCGGTTCGACCGCGAATATGATCTGATCCGCAAGAAGGGGATTCCGTCAACGGAGATCCTGGAACAGTTCAAGGCGTATTACGCGCTGCCGGGCCATAATTACCGGGTGAAGATCGTCGATTACTTCATCAACGGGATGCTGAACTGCCAGTCCGGGGGCCGGGAGGATGTGCTGGCGGCGGCTTACGGGATTATTGAGAGCGATGCGGAGCTTAGTGAGGCGTTCTTCAAAAAAGTGCTGTCCCAATCTCTCTTCCGCAGAGCGCTGTTCGAGCCTTATCTGGAATCCCGGCTGGCGGCCGCTGCCGGAACGGCGGATATCCTCCGCCTCGTGGGCCACTTTGGCCGGAGTCTTCCGGAGGTGCTTCAGCAGGCAGCGGTACGGGATACCTTCAAGGAATATCTGCTGGAGAAGCTGCAGCGGGAATCTGATCCGGTAGCGGCGGTAACGGCTGTTCATGAAGCGGTCCAGCAGGCGGAGAAGCAGCGCCGCAGAGGCGGCGTATACCCGGAGGCCTTGTCCGTTATGGAGGAGCTCGGCACGGTTGCCGACCGCTTCCTGCTGAACCGGCTCTCGCTGGACGAGCTGACGATGGAGCAGCTGCTGGAGATCTCGTTCCTGCGTTACCGGGATACGGCAGACTGGCAGCCGCCGCTCGATGCGATTGCGAAGCGCAAAGCGAATGCGCTGCGTGCAGCCTACCGCTGGTTCGGGGAGGAGTCGCCGGACGAGGAGATTTTTGCCGGACTGACGCCGCGTGAGCTGGACGATGTACAGCTGCTCGGCGCGCGGTGGCTGAAGGAAGCGCGGAGTCTTGAGCCGTTCGACCGGCTGCCGCTGGCCTTCTATCACAGCAGTGAACGTGAAGGCGGGCCGCTGGATTATGATGCGCTGCTGGATCTGGTGGTCCGCAAGGCGGGCAATGACAAGGAGACGGTGTACCGGTTCCTGGATTGGTCGCAGCATAGCTGGCTGTTCGCAAGCTCTGGCAAGAAGCTGTGGCCGAATTACAAGCGGGCCGTGCTGAGATACTTCCTGAAGAGCGACCGCGAGGCATTCAAGAACCGTGAATTCCGCAAAACCCATCTCGACACAGCAACGCCTGCCATGCAGACTGTCTACAATGAAGCCCGCGCCCAGCTGGCTTCGCCGCTGGCGCGGTGGGTCAGCCGCAGCCGATTTCAAATCCTGATCTCAGGGAGCATCCTCGGGATCATTCTGATTGCGGCGGTTATCCTGCTGAGTCAGCTTGGGGGACGCGGCAAGGATACAGCCGCGCCGGTGGCCAGCCCCAGCCCGCTTCCGGCAGTGACCGGAGGGGCCGCTGTAGCGGCCCCGGTCTCTGTCCGGCTTATCGGCGGTGATGCAGGAACCGGCGGGGATAGTGGCGGAGATGCAGGAACTGGTGGGAATAATGGCGGTGATGCAGGGACCGGCGGGAACAGTGGCGGAGATGCGGGAAGCGGAGGAGCAGGCAAGAGCAACAGCAGTAAGCTGGTGTTCAGCTTCACTGATGCGGCGGAATGCTCCGCCTTCAAGCCGGAGCGGATCAAGGTGGAGTCCGCCAGCGGCGTTACGGACTACGAGGTTAAGGCAACGGTTAGCAGTTGCCAGGTTGAAGCAGGCGCCGGAGTAGACGGCGGTGCGAAGAGTGAGGCAGGAGCCGGAGTGGACGGCGGTGCGAAGAGTGAAGCAGGCGCCGGAGTAGACGGCGATGCGGACAGTGAAGCCACCGCCCCTCCAGCGGCGGCGGGGACTCCTCCGTCACGCGTATACGAGGTGACGGTGGAGCTTTCAGCAGGCGCGAAGCTGGCGGCAGGTGATATGATCACCGCCGGAGGCTACTCGCTGAAGCTGGCGGCAGATCCGGGCAGCGCCCCGGAGGCCACAGCCACAGTCGCGCCTAGTGCGGAACCATCTGCTTCCGCAAGCCCGGAAGCAGACACGGATGCAGAATAA